From the Manihot esculenta cultivar AM560-2 chromosome 3, M.esculenta_v8, whole genome shotgun sequence genome, one window contains:
- the LOC110611853 gene encoding argininosuccinate synthase, chloroplastic isoform X2: MAQSKALSSYASLNFHCRNRDGLHYNHKPSSTQKSIASFQALGAKWSDLRGCALSGRTRNVLQTRCKRAIQAVLSSDAKLETNEATKSKGLRGQLNKVVLAYSGGLDTSVIVPWLRENYGCEVVCFTADVGQGLKELEGLEEKAKASGACQLVVKDLKEEFVRDYIFPCLRAGAIYERKYLLGTSMARPVIAKAMVDVAKEVGADAVAHGCTGKGNDQVRFELTFFALNPELNVVAPWREWDIKGREDAIEYAKKHNVPVPVTKKSIYSRDRNLWHLSHEGDILEDPANEPKKDMYMMSVDPEDAPNQPEFVEIGIESGLPISVNGKKLSPASLLSELNEIGGRHGIGRIDMVENRLVGMKSRGVYETPGGSILFTAARELESLTLDRETMQVKDSLALKYAELVYAGRWFDPLRESMDAFMEKITEKTTGSVTLKLYKGSVSVTSRTSPNSLYRQDISSFESGQIYDQADAAGFIRLYGLPMKVRAMLEKGI; encoded by the exons ATGGCCCAATCGAAAGCTCTCTCATCTTATGCCTCCCTCAATTTTCATTGCCGCAATAGAG ATGGGTTGCACTACAATCACAAACCATCCTCTACTCAGAAATCAATTGCTTCATTTCAAGCG TTAGGGGCAAAATGGAGTGATCTTCGTGGTTGTGCTCTTTCGGGTCGTACGCGCAATGTTCTTCAAACCCGTTGCAAGAGAG CCATTCAAGCAGTTTTAAGTAGTGATGCAAAACTGGAAACAAATGAAGCCACAAAGAGTAAAGGGCTGCGAGGCCAGTTAAACAAGGTTGTTTTAGCCTATAGTGGTGGCTTAGACACCTCAGTTATTGTCCCATGGTTGAG AGAAAATTATGGTTGTGAGGTTGTTTGCTTCACTGCTGATGTTGGTCAG GGATTAAAGGAATTGGAAGGCTTGGAAGAAAAGGCCAAGGCAAGTGGGGCTTGCCAgctggtggtgaaggacttaaaGGAAGAATTTGTCAGAGATTATATTTTTCCTTGCTTGCGAGCTGGTGCAATATACGAGAGGAAATACTTGTTGGGGACCTCAATGGCTCGCCCTGTAATTGCCAAG GCGATGGTGGATGTTGCTAAAGAAGTTGGAGCTGATGCTGTTGCTCACGGATGCACAGGAAAAGGAAATGATCAG GTTCGCTTTGAGCTCACCTTCTTTGCACTAAATCCTGAACTAAATGTTGTGGCTCCTTGGCGAGAATGGGATATCAAGGGAAGGGAAGATGCCATTGAATATGCCAAGAAACATAATGTGCCTGTCCCTGTGACTAAGAAATCCATATACAGCAGAGACAGAAACTTGTGGCACTTAAGCCATGAG GGTGATATCTTGGAAGACCCAGCTAACGAGCCAAAGAAAGATATGTATATGATGTCTGTTGATCCAGAAGATGCACCTAATCAACCTGA atTTGTAGAGATTGGTATAGAGTCGGGGCTTCCAATTTCAGTAAATGGGAAGAAGCTGTCACCGGCTTCTCTTCTTTCTGAGCTAAATGAAATTGGTGGGAGACACGGTATTGGCCGTATTGACATGGTTGAAAACAGACTTGTTGGTATGAAAAGCCGTGGAGTCTATGAAACTCCTGGAGGATCCATTCTTTTCACTGCTGCTCGTGAATTGGAGTCTTTAACTCTTGATCGAGAAACGATGCAAGTTAAAGATTCACTTGCCCTGAAGTATGCTGAACTAGTGTATGCTGGCAGGTGGTTTGACCCATTGCGCGAGTCTATGGACGCATTCATGGAGAAGATCACAGAGAAAACAACTGGATCTGTAACACTTAAGTTGTACAAGGGATCTGTATCAGTAACCAGTCGCACAAGCCCCAATAGTCTGTACAGGCAAGACATCTCGTCCTTCGAGAGTGGACAAATATATGATCAGGCTGATGCAGCTGGCTTCATACGTCTATACGGTCTTCCGATGAAGGTTAGGGCAATGCTTGAGAAGGGAATCTGA
- the LOC110611853 gene encoding argininosuccinate synthase, chloroplastic isoform X1, with product MAQSKALSSYASLNFHCRNRDGLHYNHKPSSTQKSIASFQALGAKWSDLRGCALSGRTRNVLQTRCKRAIQAVLSSDAKLETNEATKSKGLRGQLNKVVLAYSGGLDTSVIVPWLRENYGCEVVCFTADVGQEVQNFQGLKELEGLEEKAKASGACQLVVKDLKEEFVRDYIFPCLRAGAIYERKYLLGTSMARPVIAKAMVDVAKEVGADAVAHGCTGKGNDQVRFELTFFALNPELNVVAPWREWDIKGREDAIEYAKKHNVPVPVTKKSIYSRDRNLWHLSHEGDILEDPANEPKKDMYMMSVDPEDAPNQPEFVEIGIESGLPISVNGKKLSPASLLSELNEIGGRHGIGRIDMVENRLVGMKSRGVYETPGGSILFTAARELESLTLDRETMQVKDSLALKYAELVYAGRWFDPLRESMDAFMEKITEKTTGSVTLKLYKGSVSVTSRTSPNSLYRQDISSFESGQIYDQADAAGFIRLYGLPMKVRAMLEKGI from the exons ATGGCCCAATCGAAAGCTCTCTCATCTTATGCCTCCCTCAATTTTCATTGCCGCAATAGAG ATGGGTTGCACTACAATCACAAACCATCCTCTACTCAGAAATCAATTGCTTCATTTCAAGCG TTAGGGGCAAAATGGAGTGATCTTCGTGGTTGTGCTCTTTCGGGTCGTACGCGCAATGTTCTTCAAACCCGTTGCAAGAGAG CCATTCAAGCAGTTTTAAGTAGTGATGCAAAACTGGAAACAAATGAAGCCACAAAGAGTAAAGGGCTGCGAGGCCAGTTAAACAAGGTTGTTTTAGCCTATAGTGGTGGCTTAGACACCTCAGTTATTGTCCCATGGTTGAG AGAAAATTATGGTTGTGAGGTTGTTTGCTTCACTGCTGATGTTGGTCAG GAAGTTCAAAATTTCCAGGGATTAAAGGAATTGGAAGGCTTGGAAGAAAAGGCCAAGGCAAGTGGGGCTTGCCAgctggtggtgaaggacttaaaGGAAGAATTTGTCAGAGATTATATTTTTCCTTGCTTGCGAGCTGGTGCAATATACGAGAGGAAATACTTGTTGGGGACCTCAATGGCTCGCCCTGTAATTGCCAAG GCGATGGTGGATGTTGCTAAAGAAGTTGGAGCTGATGCTGTTGCTCACGGATGCACAGGAAAAGGAAATGATCAG GTTCGCTTTGAGCTCACCTTCTTTGCACTAAATCCTGAACTAAATGTTGTGGCTCCTTGGCGAGAATGGGATATCAAGGGAAGGGAAGATGCCATTGAATATGCCAAGAAACATAATGTGCCTGTCCCTGTGACTAAGAAATCCATATACAGCAGAGACAGAAACTTGTGGCACTTAAGCCATGAG GGTGATATCTTGGAAGACCCAGCTAACGAGCCAAAGAAAGATATGTATATGATGTCTGTTGATCCAGAAGATGCACCTAATCAACCTGA atTTGTAGAGATTGGTATAGAGTCGGGGCTTCCAATTTCAGTAAATGGGAAGAAGCTGTCACCGGCTTCTCTTCTTTCTGAGCTAAATGAAATTGGTGGGAGACACGGTATTGGCCGTATTGACATGGTTGAAAACAGACTTGTTGGTATGAAAAGCCGTGGAGTCTATGAAACTCCTGGAGGATCCATTCTTTTCACTGCTGCTCGTGAATTGGAGTCTTTAACTCTTGATCGAGAAACGATGCAAGTTAAAGATTCACTTGCCCTGAAGTATGCTGAACTAGTGTATGCTGGCAGGTGGTTTGACCCATTGCGCGAGTCTATGGACGCATTCATGGAGAAGATCACAGAGAAAACAACTGGATCTGTAACACTTAAGTTGTACAAGGGATCTGTATCAGTAACCAGTCGCACAAGCCCCAATAGTCTGTACAGGCAAGACATCTCGTCCTTCGAGAGTGGACAAATATATGATCAGGCTGATGCAGCTGGCTTCATACGTCTATACGGTCTTCCGATGAAGGTTAGGGCAATGCTTGAGAAGGGAATCTGA